In a single window of the Streptacidiphilus sp. P02-A3a genome:
- a CDS encoding response regulator transcription factor: MGERWGHRSDDDLDAGRPRYAVEPIRVLVVDDHALFRRGLEIVLAQEEDIQVVGEAGDGAEAVEKAVDLLPDIILMDVRMPRRSGIEACTSIKEVAPSTKIIMLTISDEEADLYEAIKAGATGYLLKEISTDEVATAIRAVADGQSQISPSMAAKLLTEFKSMIQQRSDERMLPAPRLTDRELEVLKLVATGLNNRDIAKQLFISENTVKNHVRNILEKLQLHSRMEAVVYAMREKILEIG; encoded by the coding sequence ATGGGGGAGCGATGGGGCCACCGGAGCGATGACGACCTGGACGCCGGGCGTCCTCGGTACGCTGTCGAGCCGATCAGGGTCCTGGTGGTGGACGACCACGCGCTGTTCCGTCGCGGACTGGAGATCGTCCTCGCGCAGGAGGAGGACATCCAGGTCGTGGGCGAGGCCGGAGACGGCGCCGAGGCCGTGGAGAAGGCGGTCGACCTGCTGCCCGACATCATCCTGATGGATGTGCGGATGCCCCGGCGCAGCGGGATCGAGGCGTGCACCTCGATCAAGGAGGTAGCGCCCAGCACGAAGATCATCATGCTGACGATCAGCGACGAGGAAGCCGACCTCTACGAGGCGATCAAGGCGGGAGCCACCGGCTACCTGCTGAAGGAGATCTCCACGGACGAGGTGGCAACCGCCATCCGGGCGGTTGCCGACGGTCAGTCGCAGATCAGCCCGTCGATGGCGGCCAAGCTGCTGACCGAGTTCAAGTCGATGATCCAGCAGCGCTCGGACGAGCGCATGCTGCCCGCGCCCCGGCTCACCGACCGGGAGCTGGAGGTGCTCAAGCTGGTGGCCACCGGGCTGAACAACCGGGACATCGCCAAGCAGCTGTTCATCAGTGAGAACACCGTGAAGAACCACGTCCGGAACATCCTGGAGAAGCTTCAGCTGCACTCCAGGATGGAGGCCGTGGTCTACGCGATGCGGGAGAAGATCCTCGAAATAGGGTGA
- a CDS encoding winged helix-turn-helix domain-containing protein — MSTDSAVPAPTLVLTADEARRLALRAQGLLGAPDRRAGVRGVLRHLGAVQLDTISVLARSHELVPYARLGPVGRTEVESAYWGAGTAFEYWSHAACVLPIEEWPLFGFRRRAFLDRGHRWHRMQDAERSCAEVLARLRADGPLTATELGGAKRGGEWWDWSETKIAVEWLLDTGQVVCAERRSWKRVYDLAERAVPGALLNAEPDDAACLRQLLRQAGAALGVATAKDLADYHRLKSQQITASLADSGLVPVRVQGWGRDGAAATAWADPAALETAPRGRHRTTLLSPFDSLVWDRARTERIFGLTHRLEAYTPKEKRVHGYFAMPLLTGGRLVGRVDPAREGRTLVARQVSLDSPGQLDALATALNEAARWVGCDSVRVERLPDESLRPVLDRLLAGG, encoded by the coding sequence ATGAGTACCGACTCCGCCGTCCCCGCGCCGACCCTCGTCCTCACCGCCGACGAGGCCCGGCGCCTCGCCCTGCGCGCCCAGGGACTGCTCGGCGCACCCGATCGCCGGGCCGGGGTACGCGGTGTGCTGCGGCATCTGGGCGCGGTGCAGTTGGACACCATCTCGGTGCTGGCCCGCTCGCACGAACTGGTCCCCTATGCCCGGCTCGGGCCGGTGGGCCGGACCGAGGTCGAATCCGCCTACTGGGGCGCCGGCACCGCCTTCGAGTACTGGTCCCATGCCGCCTGCGTGCTGCCCATCGAGGAATGGCCGCTGTTCGGCTTCCGCCGACGCGCCTTCCTCGACCGCGGCCACCGCTGGCACCGGATGCAGGACGCCGAACGCTCCTGCGCCGAGGTCCTGGCCCGGCTGCGCGCGGACGGCCCGCTCACCGCCACCGAACTCGGCGGTGCCAAGCGCGGCGGCGAGTGGTGGGACTGGTCCGAGACCAAGATCGCCGTGGAGTGGCTGCTGGACACCGGTCAGGTCGTCTGCGCCGAGCGCCGCTCCTGGAAACGGGTCTACGACCTGGCCGAGCGCGCGGTGCCGGGCGCACTGCTGAACGCCGAGCCCGACGACGCGGCCTGCCTGCGGCAGCTGCTGCGGCAGGCCGGCGCGGCTCTCGGCGTCGCCACCGCCAAGGACCTCGCCGACTACCACCGGCTGAAGTCCCAGCAGATCACCGCCTCGCTGGCGGACTCCGGACTGGTCCCGGTGCGGGTCCAGGGCTGGGGGCGGGACGGCGCCGCCGCCACCGCCTGGGCCGACCCGGCGGCGCTGGAGACCGCGCCCCGCGGACGCCACCGCACCACCCTGCTGTCCCCGTTCGACTCGCTGGTCTGGGACCGCGCCAGGACCGAGCGGATCTTCGGCCTCACCCACCGGCTGGAGGCCTACACCCCCAAGGAGAAGCGCGTGCACGGCTACTTCGCCATGCCGCTGCTGACCGGCGGCCGACTGGTGGGCCGGGTCGATCCGGCTCGCGAGGGCCGGACCCTCGTCGCCCGACAGGTGTCGCTCGACTCGCCCGGGCAGCTGGACGCGCTCGCGACCGCGCTGAACGAGGCCGCCCGCTGGGTGGGCTGCGACAGCGTCCGGGTCGAGCGCCTGCCCGACGAATCGCTCCGCCCTGTGCTCGACCGGCTGCTGGCGGGCGGCTGA
- the pelF gene encoding GT4 family glycosyltransferase PelF: protein MTNGPVEVTLLTEGTYPYVHGGVSVWCDQLVQGMPDVRFHVLGITGNGREPHVWELPPQVASVSSAPLWGRTPGGAAPRGRVLRRFLAGYERFLLALLDRDFEHHFADELYELAEFALTGGSLTAALRSEGALRSLQALWSRPFLATHAARPTLQDALQATDLLEHALRPLALQPPSRGVAHAVTGGLAVLPGLTARRFHGVPLLLSEHGIYLRERYLSYRTAPYRWPVKALILGFFRLLATEGYRGADLITPCNRYNRRWEERGGCDPQRIRTIYNGVDPELFPFAGPEPEAPTLTWAGRIDPIKDLETLIRAFALVQAELPAARLRLFGGVPAGGEAYREQLDQLTAELGVTGRVTFEGRIDTVRHAYAAGSVVMLSSISEGFPFSLIEAMACGRATVSTDVGGVREAVGDTGLVVPPREPETMARAALGLLRDPARRTALGSAARERVLAQFTVERTVATFRSLYRALLDEPGATSVSAMEPTLAGCGG from the coding sequence ATGACGAACGGACCTGTCGAGGTCACCTTGCTCACCGAGGGCACCTACCCCTATGTGCACGGCGGGGTGAGCGTCTGGTGCGACCAACTGGTGCAGGGCATGCCGGATGTGCGCTTCCATGTGCTCGGGATCACCGGCAACGGACGCGAGCCGCATGTGTGGGAGCTACCGCCGCAGGTCGCGTCGGTCAGTTCCGCGCCGTTATGGGGCCGCACCCCCGGTGGCGCGGCCCCGCGCGGGCGGGTGCTGCGCCGTTTCCTCGCGGGCTACGAGCGGTTTCTGCTCGCGCTGCTCGACCGCGACTTCGAGCACCACTTCGCCGACGAGCTCTACGAACTGGCCGAGTTCGCACTGACCGGCGGCTCGCTCACGGCCGCCCTGCGCAGCGAGGGGGCGCTGCGCTCGCTCCAGGCCCTGTGGTCCCGCCCGTTCCTGGCCACGCACGCCGCCAGACCCACCCTCCAGGACGCGCTGCAGGCCACCGACCTGCTGGAACACGCGCTGAGACCGCTGGCCCTGCAGCCGCCGAGCCGAGGGGTGGCGCACGCGGTCACCGGCGGCCTCGCGGTGCTGCCGGGGCTGACCGCGCGGCGCTTCCACGGCGTGCCGCTGCTGCTCTCGGAACACGGCATCTACCTGCGCGAGCGCTATCTCAGCTACCGCACCGCCCCCTACCGCTGGCCGGTCAAGGCGCTCATCCTCGGCTTCTTCCGGCTGCTCGCCACCGAGGGCTACCGGGGGGCTGATCTGATCACGCCGTGCAACCGCTACAACCGCCGCTGGGAGGAACGCGGCGGCTGCGACCCGCAACGGATCCGGACCATCTACAACGGGGTCGATCCCGAACTCTTCCCCTTCGCCGGTCCGGAGCCGGAGGCGCCGACGCTCACCTGGGCCGGGCGGATCGACCCGATCAAGGACCTGGAGACCCTGATCCGGGCCTTCGCCCTGGTCCAGGCGGAGCTCCCGGCGGCCAGGCTGCGCCTGTTCGGCGGGGTCCCGGCCGGGGGAGAGGCCTACCGGGAGCAACTGGACCAATTGACGGCGGAGCTGGGCGTCACCGGGCGGGTGACCTTCGAGGGCCGGATCGACACCGTCCGCCACGCCTACGCGGCCGGGAGCGTGGTCATGCTCTCCAGCATCTCCGAGGGTTTCCCGTTCAGCCTGATCGAGGCCATGGCCTGCGGGCGGGCCACGGTCTCCACGGACGTCGGCGGGGTCCGCGAGGCAGTCGGCGACACCGGCCTGGTGGTGCCGCCGCGCGAGCCGGAGACCATGGCGCGGGCCGCCCTCGGCCTGCTCCGTGATCCGGCCCGGCGCACGGCCCTGGGCAGCGCGGCCCGCGAGCGGGTGCTCGCACAGTTCACCGTCGAGCGCACCGTCGCCACCTTCCGCAGCCTCTACCGGGCACTGCTGGACGAGCCCGGGGCCACCAGCGTCTCGGCGATGGAGCCGACCCTGGCGGGGTGCGGCGGATGA
- a CDS encoding spherulation-specific family 4 protein, whose product MELTEDGDAAGAVGGRLFVPLYAYPGTEPELWAQVVANAGALCGLVLNPHSGPGGAVEPEFAAAAERLRTAGVPLYGYVDTGYGRRQHREVVADVERHRDWYDVDGVFFDQVGSAPELLPHYRRLAVAARSLDASRVAFNPGVHPHPGFAEVADLLITFEGSWEQYRELRVPEWTAGFPARRFGHLVHGTPVGRCAAVSDMARRRHAAVSYATPGSGPNPWGVLMPELCRTRQISGQC is encoded by the coding sequence GTGGAGTTGACGGAGGACGGCGACGCCGCCGGAGCCGTCGGCGGGCGGCTGTTCGTCCCGCTGTACGCCTACCCCGGGACCGAGCCCGAGCTCTGGGCGCAGGTGGTGGCGAACGCCGGGGCGTTGTGCGGGCTGGTCCTCAATCCGCACAGCGGGCCGGGGGGCGCCGTGGAGCCGGAGTTCGCGGCGGCGGCCGAACGGCTGCGCACGGCCGGAGTGCCGCTGTACGGCTATGTGGACACCGGCTACGGCCGTCGGCAGCACCGGGAGGTGGTCGCGGACGTCGAGCGGCACCGGGACTGGTACGACGTGGACGGGGTCTTCTTCGACCAGGTCGGGTCCGCCCCGGAGCTGTTGCCGCACTACCGGCGGCTGGCGGTCGCGGCGCGCTCGCTGGACGCGTCGCGGGTGGCGTTCAACCCCGGGGTCCACCCGCACCCCGGGTTCGCCGAGGTGGCGGACCTGCTGATCACCTTCGAAGGGAGCTGGGAGCAGTACCGGGAACTGCGGGTGCCGGAGTGGACGGCGGGCTTCCCGGCGCGGCGCTTCGGGCATCTGGTGCACGGGACACCGGTCGGCCGATGCGCGGCGGTGTCGGACATGGCACGGCGGCGCCATGCGGCGGTCAGCTATGCCACTCCGGGCAGCGGGCCCAACCCCTGGGGTGTGCTGATGCCGGAGTTGTGCCGTACTCGGCAGATCTCGGGGCAGTGTTGA
- a CDS encoding endo alpha-1,4 polygalactosaminidase, producing MLDRSGRAALPRVLLACVLLLAATACGGGTSGAAPGRTASAAGAGAWAGWRPAVGTSWQWQLSGPLDTRVDAAVYDVDGFTTSTAQVAALHAEGRKVVCYISVGAYEDFRPDRQRFPAVLLGGSDGWPGERWLDIRRLDLLEPIIAARFAMCRSKGFDGVEPDNVDGYANATGFPLTAADQLAFNRMVARLAHQRGLAVALKNDLDQVPQLVGDFDFAVDEQCAEYQECDELVPFIAAGKAVLEAEYNLPRPAFCGAARRLRFSAMLKHLSLDAWRQAC from the coding sequence GTGCTCGACCGGTCCGGCCGGGCGGCGCTGCCGCGTGTCCTGCTGGCCTGTGTCCTGCTGCTGGCGGCGACCGCCTGCGGCGGCGGTACGAGCGGTGCCGCCCCCGGCCGCACCGCCTCGGCTGCCGGGGCCGGTGCGTGGGCTGGGTGGCGGCCGGCGGTGGGAACCAGCTGGCAGTGGCAGCTCAGCGGGCCGCTGGACACCCGGGTCGACGCCGCTGTCTACGACGTCGACGGCTTCACCACCAGCACCGCCCAGGTCGCCGCCCTGCACGCCGAGGGGCGGAAGGTGGTCTGCTACATCAGCGTGGGCGCGTACGAGGACTTCCGCCCCGACCGGCAGCGCTTTCCGGCGGTACTGCTGGGCGGGTCCGACGGCTGGCCGGGGGAACGCTGGCTGGACATCCGGCGGCTCGACCTGCTGGAGCCGATCATCGCGGCGCGGTTCGCCATGTGCCGGAGCAAGGGCTTCGACGGGGTCGAGCCGGACAACGTCGACGGCTACGCCAATGCCACCGGATTTCCGTTGACCGCCGCCGACCAGCTCGCCTTCAACCGGATGGTGGCCCGGCTCGCGCACCAGCGGGGCCTGGCCGTGGCGCTGAAGAACGACCTCGACCAGGTGCCGCAGCTGGTCGGGGACTTCGATTTCGCCGTCGACGAACAGTGTGCGGAATACCAGGAGTGCGACGAACTGGTGCCCTTCATCGCGGCCGGAAAGGCCGTATTGGAAGCCGAGTACAACCTCCCCCGCCCGGCTTTCTGCGGTGCCGCCCGGCGGCTGCGGTTCAGTGCGATGCTCAAGCATCTCTCACTCGACGCCTGGCGTCAGGCATGCTGA
- the secA gene encoding preprotein translocase subunit SecA yields the protein MSVFDKVLRVGEGKILRKLNRIAAQVNSIEEDFVNLTDEQLRALTDEYRERLADGESLDDILPEAFATVREAAKRTLGQRHYDVQIMGGAALHHGYVAEMRTGEGKTLVGTLPAYLNALSGKGVHLITVNDYLAERDSEWMGRVHRFLGLEVGVILANMSPAERRKQYSCDITYGTNNEFGFDYLRDNMAWSQEELVQRGHNFAIVDEVDSILIDEARTPLIISGPADQATKWYGDFAKLVKRLKIDVDYEVDEKKRTVGVLESGVTRVEDYLGIDNLYESANTPLVGFLNNAIKAKELYKKDKDYVVMEGEVLIVDEHTGRILAGRRYNEGMHQAIEAKEGVEVQNENQTLATITLQNFFRLYDKLSGMTGTAQTEAAEFHQIYKLGVVPIPTNRVPARVDQPDLIYKSEPAKFAAVVEDIAEKHEKGQPILVGTVSVEKSEYLAQELRKRGIQHEVLNAKHHEREAQVVAQAGRKGAVTVATNMAGRGTDIMLGGNPEHLASAELAQRGLSPVDTPEEYEAAWPEALEKAKTAVKAEQEEVQALGGLYVLGTERHESRRIDNQLRGRSGRQGDPGESRFYLSLGDDLMRLFKAGMVERVLSMANVPEDVPIESKMVTRAIASAQTQVEQQNFEIRKNVLKYDEVLNRQREVIYGERRRVLEGEDLREQIDHFMDDTVDAYVKNATAEGFAEEWDFDKLWTALGQLYPISVTVEELEEENGDRAGITADLLAEAVKEDLHAKYVEREQQLGEPVMRELERRVVLSVLDRRWREHLYEMDYLQEGIGMRALAQRDPLVEYQREGFDMFSAMMEGIKEESVGYLFNLEVQVEQQVEDVPVASVEAVDLDKPADAVEGAARPEIRAKGLEAPARPDRLHYTAPSVDGEGGVIEGDFLNDEADEDEVTETRADRRKSAKGRRRKK from the coding sequence GTGTCCGTCTTCGACAAGGTCCTGCGCGTAGGCGAAGGAAAGATCCTTCGTAAGCTGAACCGCATTGCCGCCCAGGTCAACTCAATCGAAGAGGACTTCGTCAATCTGACGGACGAGCAGCTGCGCGCGCTCACCGACGAGTACCGGGAGCGCCTCGCGGACGGTGAGTCCCTGGACGACATCCTCCCCGAGGCTTTCGCGACCGTTCGCGAGGCAGCGAAGCGCACGCTCGGCCAGCGTCACTACGACGTCCAGATCATGGGCGGCGCGGCCCTGCATCACGGGTACGTCGCCGAGATGCGCACCGGTGAGGGCAAGACCCTCGTCGGCACGCTCCCCGCGTACCTGAACGCCCTGTCCGGCAAGGGCGTGCACCTGATCACGGTCAACGACTACCTGGCCGAGCGCGACTCGGAGTGGATGGGCCGGGTGCACCGCTTCCTCGGCCTTGAGGTCGGCGTGATCCTCGCCAACATGAGCCCGGCCGAGCGGCGCAAGCAGTACTCCTGCGACATCACCTACGGCACCAACAACGAGTTCGGCTTCGACTACCTGCGCGACAACATGGCCTGGTCGCAGGAGGAGCTGGTGCAGCGCGGGCACAACTTCGCGATCGTGGACGAGGTCGACTCGATCCTGATCGACGAGGCCCGTACGCCGTTGATCATCTCCGGTCCGGCGGACCAGGCCACCAAGTGGTACGGCGACTTCGCCAAGCTGGTCAAGCGGCTGAAGATCGACGTCGACTACGAGGTGGACGAGAAGAAGCGCACCGTCGGCGTGCTGGAGTCGGGGGTCACCCGGGTCGAGGACTACCTGGGCATCGACAACCTCTACGAGTCGGCGAACACCCCGCTTGTGGGCTTCCTGAACAACGCCATCAAGGCGAAGGAGCTCTACAAGAAGGACAAGGACTACGTCGTGATGGAGGGCGAGGTCCTCATCGTCGACGAGCACACCGGCCGCATCCTGGCCGGGCGCCGCTACAACGAGGGCATGCACCAGGCGATCGAGGCGAAGGAGGGGGTGGAGGTCCAGAACGAGAACCAGACCCTGGCCACCATCACCCTGCAGAACTTCTTCCGCCTGTACGACAAGCTCTCCGGGATGACCGGTACCGCGCAGACCGAGGCGGCGGAGTTCCACCAGATCTACAAGCTCGGCGTGGTGCCGATCCCGACCAACCGGGTGCCCGCGCGAGTCGACCAGCCGGACCTGATCTACAAGTCCGAGCCCGCCAAGTTCGCGGCCGTGGTCGAGGACATCGCCGAGAAGCACGAGAAGGGCCAGCCGATCCTGGTCGGCACGGTCAGCGTCGAGAAGTCCGAGTACCTGGCGCAGGAGCTGCGCAAGCGCGGCATCCAGCACGAGGTGCTGAACGCCAAGCACCACGAGCGCGAAGCGCAGGTCGTCGCCCAGGCCGGGCGTAAGGGCGCGGTCACCGTCGCCACCAACATGGCCGGTCGAGGCACCGACATCATGCTCGGCGGCAACCCGGAGCACCTGGCCTCGGCCGAGCTCGCGCAGCGCGGCCTGTCCCCGGTGGACACCCCGGAGGAGTACGAGGCCGCCTGGCCGGAGGCGCTGGAGAAGGCCAAGACCGCGGTCAAGGCCGAGCAGGAGGAGGTCCAGGCGCTGGGCGGCCTCTACGTCCTCGGCACCGAACGGCACGAGTCCCGCCGCATCGACAACCAGCTGCGCGGCCGTTCCGGCCGTCAGGGCGACCCGGGCGAGTCCCGCTTCTACCTGTCGCTGGGTGACGACCTGATGCGCCTGTTCAAGGCCGGGATGGTCGAGCGGGTGCTGTCGATGGCGAACGTCCCGGAGGACGTCCCGATCGAGTCCAAGATGGTGACCCGCGCCATCGCCTCCGCGCAGACCCAGGTCGAGCAGCAGAACTTCGAGATCCGCAAGAACGTCCTCAAGTACGACGAGGTGCTGAACCGCCAGCGCGAGGTCATCTACGGCGAGCGCCGCCGGGTGCTTGAGGGTGAGGATCTGCGCGAGCAGATCGACCACTTCATGGACGACACGGTCGACGCCTATGTCAAGAACGCCACGGCAGAAGGCTTCGCCGAGGAGTGGGACTTCGACAAGCTGTGGACCGCGCTGGGCCAGCTCTACCCGATCAGCGTGACCGTGGAGGAGCTGGAGGAGGAGAACGGCGACCGCGCCGGGATCACCGCCGACCTGCTGGCCGAGGCCGTCAAGGAGGACCTGCACGCCAAGTACGTCGAGCGCGAGCAGCAGCTCGGCGAGCCGGTGATGCGGGAGCTGGAGCGGCGGGTCGTGCTCTCGGTGCTGGACCGCCGCTGGCGCGAGCACCTCTACGAGATGGACTACCTCCAGGAGGGCATCGGCATGCGGGCGCTGGCCCAGCGTGACCCCCTGGTCGAGTACCAGCGCGAGGGCTTCGACATGTTCTCGGCGATGATGGAGGGCATCAAGGAGGAGTCCGTCGGCTACCTGTTCAACCTGGAGGTCCAGGTCGAGCAGCAGGTCGAGGACGTCCCGGTGGCCTCGGTCGAGGCCGTGGACCTGGACAAGCCCGCCGACGCGGTCGAGGGCGCGGCCCGCCCGGAGATCCGCGCCAAGGGCCTGGAGGCCCCGGCCCGCCCGGACCGGCTGCACTACACGGCCCCGTCGGTGGACGGCGAGGGCGGCGTGATCGAGGGCGACTTCCTCAACGACGAGGCCGACGAGGACGAGGTCACGGAGACCCGCGCGGACCGCCGCAAGAGCGCGAAGGGCCGTCGCCGCAAGAAGTAG
- a CDS encoding Rv3235 family protein, with protein sequence MIETELQPTVRRLHPHPHPNPTQVPAADQAPGQVPGQVPAAVPAPAQLPSPGAVRLGRVHGVGGGRLRHRDPTPTRTGDNLLAGRYAQRLLEVLSGHRVCEQLTALATEAVHDDVRTLVQRRCLLGPNGSQPVLWKVFDDSPAPGVLEVTASVRIGERLEMLAFRLEWRRAPRHPNGTWRFTALETRW encoded by the coding sequence ATGATCGAGACCGAACTCCAGCCGACCGTCCGACGCCTGCACCCGCACCCGCACCCGAACCCGACGCAGGTCCCGGCGGCGGACCAAGCACCGGGGCAGGTCCCGGGGCAGGTCCCGGCCGCCGTACCGGCACCGGCGCAGCTGCCGTCCCCGGGCGCGGTCAGGCTGGGGCGGGTGCACGGGGTGGGCGGGGGCCGCCTGCGGCACCGCGACCCGACGCCGACCCGGACCGGCGACAACCTGCTGGCCGGCCGCTACGCCCAGCGGCTGCTGGAGGTCCTCAGCGGGCACCGGGTCTGCGAACAGCTGACCGCGCTCGCCACCGAGGCGGTGCACGACGACGTGCGGACCCTCGTCCAGCGCCGCTGCCTGCTCGGCCCGAACGGCTCGCAGCCGGTGCTCTGGAAGGTCTTCGACGACTCCCCGGCGCCGGGGGTGCTGGAGGTGACCGCGTCGGTCCGGATCGGCGAGCGGCTGGAGATGCTGGCGTTCCGGCTGGAGTGGCGCCGCGCCCCGCGCCACCCGAACGGCACATGGCGGTTCACCGCCCTGGAAACCAGGTGGTGA
- a CDS encoding HAD family hydrolase — protein sequence MRAHIVWDWNGTLFDDIDAVVAASNAAFAELGLGPLTVEQYRETYRVPVIDFYELRIGRRPAPDEWEQMDACFHLHYTARRDSCALTVGAEGLLAQWPGGGDRSQSLLSMYGHDELVPFVRRLGLERHFLRIDGRDGTSGVSGKAEYLVRHLEALAGEGVVPAATVVIGDALDDARAAAHAGAHAVLFAGGSHTRRELERFGVPVADTLAEAVGYAQRLIAD from the coding sequence ATGCGTGCACACATCGTCTGGGACTGGAACGGCACCCTCTTCGACGACATCGACGCGGTCGTCGCGGCCAGCAACGCGGCGTTCGCCGAGCTCGGCCTCGGCCCGCTCACGGTGGAGCAGTACCGGGAGACCTACCGGGTCCCCGTCATCGACTTCTACGAGCTGCGGATCGGCCGCAGGCCCGCTCCGGACGAGTGGGAGCAGATGGACGCGTGCTTCCACCTGCACTACACCGCCCGGCGGGACAGCTGCGCGCTGACGGTCGGGGCGGAGGGACTGCTCGCGCAGTGGCCCGGCGGCGGCGACCGCTCGCAGTCGCTGCTGTCCATGTACGGGCACGACGAACTCGTTCCGTTCGTGCGCCGGCTCGGTCTGGAGCGGCACTTCCTCCGGATCGACGGCCGCGACGGCACCTCGGGTGTCTCCGGCAAGGCCGAGTACCTGGTCCGGCACCTTGAGGCGCTGGCCGGGGAGGGGGTCGTCCCGGCCGCCACCGTGGTGATCGGCGACGCGCTGGACGACGCCCGGGCCGCCGCGCACGCCGGGGCGCACGCGGTGCTGTTCGCGGGCGGATCGCACACCCGCCGGGAGTTGGAGCGGTTCGGGGTGCCGGTGGCCGACACCCTGGCCGAGGCCGTCGGCTATGCCCAGCGGTTGATAGCGGACTGA